In one Tripterygium wilfordii isolate XIE 37 chromosome 22, ASM1340144v1, whole genome shotgun sequence genomic region, the following are encoded:
- the LOC119990941 gene encoding basic leucine zipper 43-like: MLPGDISGVHFLLQQENHIPQSFNFNYPNPLLSVHEFTQQSSGTVSNNSTSDEADDLQQSVVDERKRRRMISNRESARRSRMRKQKHLDELWSQVLKLRTDNHNLIEKLNHVSECFDKVVQENKELKEEASDIREMLAELQIGSPSNYTAALRVLEEVPCNTAHVRAESSSSIQSNITSSINLRH, encoded by the coding sequence ATGCTGCCTGGTGACATTTCAGGAGTCCACTTCTTATTACAACAAGAAAACCACATCCCACaatccttcaacttcaactaTCCAAACCCTCTACTTTCAGTCCATGAATTCACTCAACAATCCTCAGGCACTGTAAGCAACAACTCCACTTCTGACGAGGCTGATGACCTCCAACAAAGCGTCGTCGACGAGAGGAAGCGAAGGAGAATGATTTCAAATCGAGAGTCCGCTCGTCGTTCCAGGATGCGTAAACAGAAGCACCTGGACGAGCTTTGGTCACAAGTCCTTAAGCTCAGAACAGATAACCATAATTTGATTGAGAAGTTGAATCATGTCTCTGAGTGTTTTGACAAGGTAGTTCAAGAGAATAAGGAACTCAAAGAAGAGGCTTCGGATATTCGAGAAATGCTCGCTGAATTACAGATTGGGAGTCCGAGTAATTACACAGCTGCTTTGAGAGTGCTTGAAGAGGTCCCCTGCAACACAGCACATGTTAGAGCAgagtcatcatcatcaatacaATCCAATATTACTAGTTCTATAAACTTGCGTCATTGA